The Blastocatellia bacterium DNA window AGTTCCATCATTGCTAACAGCAATAGAAGGCATAAATTGATCTGTTAAAGTATTATCATCATTAACTTTAGCAACTTGACTCCAAGTTGCACCTTGACTAGTGGAACGAACAAAAAACACATCTGAACGATCAGTTTGTTTACTAGGAGAAGGTGAACTAAAAGTTAAATAAAGAGTTCCACGATTAGCAGAAGTGCTTGAATCAACAGCTAAACTTGGTAATCCATTAGCATCAAAATGGCTATTAAGAAAAATTCCAAGTAAAACATAAGTTTCAAGCGAAGCAGCTAAAACAGGTGGTGTAAAAGTCAAGCCACCATCATTGGAACGAGCAAAAATAATTCCTGCGGCAGCATCATCACCCCAAGCTAAGTTGACATCACCGTCCGGGCCAATAGCAATTGTTACACCTTGAACACTTAACGAAGTATCAGCAGGCGTTAAAATTACAGGGCGAGTAAAGCTATCACCAGCATTTTTAGAAGTAGCGCAAACAATGCGTGAGCCAATATTAGCTCCAACCACTGTAAAATCTGTCCACCCAATATAAACATTACCTTGAGTTGATGTTTTGCTAGTGTCTACAGCAATCCAGGGTTTATCTTGAAAAGCTGAACCGCTAGGAGCAGCAACTAAACCTGGGCTTGACCAAGTTTTTCCAGCATCATCTGAACGGGAAAAAATAATTGCTGGCTGTCCTTGTGCTGTTACTGCTAAACCAGTGTAATAAAATACTTTACCTTGTGCTGCAACTACTCCGCTACCAAAATTTCTGCCACCCGTAAGTTCTGGAATATGAGTAGTTTTCCAAGACTCCCCACCATCATTAGAGTAACTTACAGCAGAAATTCTTGTGCCAATATCATTATAAGCAACTACTATATTGTCACCACTAACAGCACTTGCAGTATTATTTTGTACTCTTGCACCTGTTTCTAAAGCAGGATCATTAATTTGAAAATTATCACTTACTGCCTAAAGGGAAAGGCTCATTAATCGCTTGTTGATAAAAATAATTTTGTAAACTTTTAGAAAGTTTAGGCAAAAATGTTGAAGGGATTACAAATTTTTATCTTTAGTAAAATTCTG harbors:
- a CDS encoding exo-alpha-sialidase → MVGANIGSRIVCATSKNAGDSFTRPVILTPADTSLSVQGVTIAIGPDGDVNLAWGDDAAAGIIFARSNDGGLTFTPPVLAASLETYVLLGIFLNSHFDANGLPSLAVDSSTSANRGTLYLTFSSPSPSKQTDRSDVFFVRSTSQGATWSQVAKVNDDNTLTDQFMPSIAVSNDGTVGLMWYDRRNDELFNGMLEVYGTTSSDGGLSFSQNQRISNSSWAVLTTPCRDT